In one Pseudothermotoga sp. genomic region, the following are encoded:
- a CDS encoding BMP family ABC transporter substrate-binding protein, with the protein MRKLTVLLLVVVLAVFAMAFKVIMVTDIGGLGDKSFNDGTWEGIVRAAKEIGAESKVIQSYEQADYIPNLTRAAQEADVVFAVGFMMTDALFKVAKQFPKVYFVGIDIVPPQGQSLPNVLCYVFKEEHAGFYAGYIAAAMTFTGKIGFVGGIPIPPVERFRYGYEAGAKIYSTLHKKRVEILRGYTNDFEDPKKGKDLTMAQYAQGADIVFLAAGACGNGGIEAAREKMVALVGSDKLVDIIDYVTKNGKGFFAIGVDVDQDYMAPGVVLCSAMKGISMASYYGVKSAWEGTFEGGLKILGVKENGAGVSPMKYTKGMIPNRVIAELEYLTKLIKDGKLVIPDTEDALKAFQVPSISFPF; encoded by the coding sequence GTGAGAAAGTTGACGGTATTGTTGCTGGTCGTCGTGCTCGCTGTCTTCGCAATGGCATTCAAAGTCATCATGGTCACAGACATCGGAGGTCTCGGCGACAAATCTTTCAACGACGGGACTTGGGAGGGTATCGTGAGAGCTGCCAAAGAGATCGGCGCAGAAAGTAAAGTCATTCAGTCGTACGAGCAAGCCGATTACATCCCCAACCTCACCCGTGCGGCACAGGAAGCTGACGTGGTCTTTGCGGTTGGGTTCATGATGACCGATGCGCTGTTCAAAGTCGCCAAGCAGTTCCCCAAGGTATACTTCGTCGGTATCGACATCGTGCCACCTCAGGGTCAGAGTTTGCCGAACGTGTTGTGCTACGTGTTCAAAGAGGAACACGCTGGCTTCTACGCTGGTTACATCGCCGCAGCCATGACGTTCACCGGCAAGATAGGTTTCGTTGGAGGTATCCCGATACCACCGGTCGAGAGGTTCCGGTATGGATATGAAGCCGGTGCGAAAATCTATTCCACACTCCACAAGAAGAGAGTCGAGATTTTGAGAGGTTACACCAACGATTTTGAGGATCCAAAGAAAGGTAAGGACTTGACCATGGCGCAGTACGCACAGGGAGCAGACATAGTTTTCTTGGCTGCCGGAGCTTGTGGCAACGGAGGTATAGAGGCTGCGAGGGAGAAGATGGTGGCACTCGTAGGTTCAGACAAGCTGGTCGACATCATCGACTACGTCACGAAGAACGGTAAAGGTTTCTTTGCCATAGGTGTTGACGTGGACCAAGACTACATGGCTCCTGGAGTTGTACTGTGCAGTGCGATGAAGGGTATCTCGATGGCCAGTTATTACGGTGTCAAGAGCGCTTGGGAAGGTACTTTCGAAGGTGGTTTGAAGATTTTGGGTGTGAAGGAGAACGGCGCCGGCGTCAGCCCGATGAAGTACACCAAAGGTATGATTCCAAACAGAGTCATAGCCGAGCTGGAATATCTGACGAAACTCATCAAAGATGGTAAGCTCGTCATACCCGACACGGAAGATGCATTGAAAGCTTTCCAAGTTCCTTCCATAAGCTTTCCGTTCTGA